One region of Micromonospora ureilytica genomic DNA includes:
- a CDS encoding low temperature requirement protein A, producing the protein MAGRLPGGLLLRRENPGKASFLELFFDLAFIFALTRLSRALLDDPSINGGFEALLMLAALWWVWFVTAWSADWFDPRAPLIVVLLLWTMFGGLLMAAAVPTTFDEHAMVFAIAYVAIHLGRAAILIPALRGHPLQVRSLRVAVWFAISGVLWVVGAAVTPAREVLWALALLLEYSLARLRWPFPWLGRSTWPELQVNARHLSERYQQIFIIALGELILIAGVTYSASSLDRDSTLAFALAFVTAVALARLYLVPAGGRLGARIEAEGPSGSKLTLMAGYLHLVMIAGVLATSVAMEMTIGHPEEHNTGQTTVGVIGPALFLTARILLAMMVDGSRPWARLVGVPAIIVGGLATVRSPQLVNSAVVAGVLLLIVLFDAMPGLRRFIRKSGKSDAPDQRRHG; encoded by the coding sequence ATGGCGGGCAGGCTTCCGGGAGGGCTGCTGCTCCGGCGGGAGAACCCGGGCAAGGCGTCGTTCCTGGAACTCTTCTTCGACCTGGCGTTCATCTTCGCGCTGACCCGCCTGTCCCGGGCGCTGCTCGACGACCCCAGCATCAACGGCGGGTTCGAGGCCCTGCTGATGCTGGCTGCGCTCTGGTGGGTGTGGTTCGTGACCGCCTGGTCGGCGGACTGGTTCGACCCGCGCGCCCCGCTGATCGTCGTACTGCTGCTCTGGACGATGTTCGGTGGCCTGCTGATGGCCGCGGCCGTACCCACCACGTTCGACGAGCACGCCATGGTGTTCGCCATCGCCTACGTGGCCATCCACCTGGGTCGGGCGGCGATCCTGATCCCCGCCCTGCGGGGGCACCCGCTGCAGGTGCGCAGCCTGCGGGTGGCGGTCTGGTTCGCGATCTCCGGCGTGCTCTGGGTGGTCGGGGCGGCCGTCACCCCGGCCCGGGAGGTGCTCTGGGCGCTGGCACTGCTGTTGGAGTACTCCCTGGCACGGCTGCGCTGGCCGTTCCCGTGGCTCGGCCGCAGTACCTGGCCGGAACTCCAGGTGAACGCGAGGCACCTCTCCGAGCGGTACCAACAGATCTTCATCATCGCCCTGGGTGAGCTGATCCTGATCGCCGGCGTCACCTACAGCGCGTCCAGCCTGGACCGGGACAGCACGCTGGCCTTCGCCCTGGCGTTCGTGACCGCGGTGGCCCTGGCCCGGCTCTATCTGGTGCCCGCCGGCGGGCGGCTGGGCGCCAGGATCGAGGCGGAGGGCCCGTCCGGCAGCAAGTTGACGCTGATGGCGGGCTACCTGCACCTCGTCATGATCGCCGGTGTGCTGGCCACCTCGGTGGCGATGGAGATGACGATCGGCCATCCGGAGGAACACAACACGGGGCAGACGACAGTTGGCGTCATCGGCCCCGCGTTGTTCCTGACCGCCCGGATTCTGCTCGCCATGATGGTCGACGGCAGCCGGCCCTGGGCGCGCCTGGTCGGTGTGCCGGCCATCATCGTGGGCGGCCTGGCCACCGTGCGGTCCCCGCAACTGGTCAACAGCGCCGTCGTCGCCGGGGTGCTGCTGCTGATCGTCCTGTTCGACGCGATGCCGGGACTGCGGCGGTTCATTCGCAAGTCCGGCAAGAGCGACGCGCCCGACCAGCGGCGACACGGGTAG
- a CDS encoding SDR family NAD(P)-dependent oxidoreductase, translated as MTERITTPFGFASTADEVIAGVDLTGKRAVVTGGAAGIGVETARSLAAAGAEVVLGVRRVAAGEQAAADIAASIGAERVTVRALDLADQDSVRQFVAGWDQPLHILVNNAGIMALPELERTAEGWEMQFATNFMGHFALTVGLHDALAAAGGARVVSVSSSGNLFSPVIFDDLHFAFRPYDPLLAYGQSKSAEALLAVEATRRWAGEGIYSNALNPGAIATGLQKHTGGLKSPKEMHKTPQQGAATSVLLAASPLLDGVGGRYFEDCTEAPVVSERPADYSGVAAYAADPGNAERLWDVAGDLISRGGGTAGR; from the coding sequence ATGACAGAGCGCATCACGACCCCCTTCGGTTTCGCCTCGACCGCCGACGAGGTCATCGCCGGCGTCGACCTGACCGGCAAGCGGGCCGTCGTCACCGGCGGCGCCGCCGGCATCGGCGTCGAGACGGCCCGGTCGCTCGCCGCCGCCGGCGCCGAGGTCGTGCTCGGGGTACGCCGGGTCGCGGCGGGTGAGCAGGCCGCCGCCGACATCGCGGCCAGCATCGGCGCGGAGCGGGTCACCGTCCGCGCACTGGACCTGGCCGACCAGGATTCGGTACGCCAGTTCGTTGCCGGCTGGGACCAGCCGCTGCACATCCTGGTCAACAACGCGGGGATCATGGCGCTGCCCGAGTTGGAGCGCACCGCCGAGGGCTGGGAGATGCAGTTCGCCACCAACTTCATGGGGCACTTCGCGTTGACCGTCGGCCTGCACGACGCCCTCGCCGCGGCCGGCGGCGCCCGGGTGGTGTCGGTCAGCTCCAGCGGCAACCTCTTCTCCCCGGTGATCTTCGACGACCTGCACTTCGCGTTCCGGCCGTACGACCCGCTGCTGGCCTACGGGCAGTCCAAGAGCGCCGAGGCTCTGCTCGCCGTGGAGGCCACCCGCCGCTGGGCCGGCGAGGGCATCTACTCGAACGCGCTGAACCCGGGCGCCATCGCGACCGGCCTGCAGAAGCACACAGGTGGGCTCAAGTCGCCGAAGGAGATGCACAAGACCCCGCAGCAGGGGGCCGCGACCTCGGTGCTGCTCGCGGCGTCCCCGTTGCTGGACGGCGTCGGCGGTCGCTACTTCGAGGACTGCACCGAGGCCCCGGTCGTCAGCGAGCGGCCGGCCGACTACAGCGGCGTGGCCGCGTACGCGGCCGACCCGGGCAACGCCGAGCGGCTCTGGGACGTGGCAGGGGACCTGATCTCGCGAGGCGGCGGCACCGCCGGGCGCTGA
- a CDS encoding helix-turn-helix domain-containing protein, translating to MSTAGPLGEYLRARRELIGPGDVGLPAHGRRRVPGLRREEAALLAGISADYYLRLEQGRDRHPSTQVVEALARALMLDADAAAHLHGLARPVPARRAARPSERVPVGIRQLVGSWAETPAFVHGRHLDVLFANPVATALAPIFTPGVNLLRAVFLDPSVPALYPALTAVAANAVAGLRAQVGPEVDDPRLVELVEELTAGSERFRRLWARHDVTARAGGGVRVFQHPELGELALRYEKLTISGTTQSLVVYHAEPGSPSARSLARLARR from the coding sequence GTGAGCACGGCCGGCCCGCTCGGCGAATACCTGCGTGCCCGGCGCGAGCTGATCGGGCCGGGTGACGTCGGGTTGCCCGCACACGGCCGTCGGCGGGTGCCCGGCCTGCGCCGCGAGGAGGCCGCCCTGCTCGCCGGCATCAGCGCCGACTACTACCTGCGGTTGGAGCAGGGGCGTGACCGGCACCCGTCGACGCAGGTGGTCGAGGCCCTGGCCCGCGCGCTGATGCTGGACGCGGACGCCGCGGCACACCTGCACGGCCTGGCCCGGCCGGTGCCGGCCCGCCGGGCGGCGCGACCATCGGAGCGGGTGCCGGTGGGCATCCGGCAGCTGGTCGGCTCGTGGGCCGAGACGCCCGCCTTCGTGCACGGCCGGCACCTGGACGTGCTCTTCGCCAACCCCGTCGCGACCGCGCTGGCACCGATCTTCACCCCCGGGGTGAACCTGTTGCGCGCGGTCTTCCTGGACCCGAGCGTGCCAGCGCTCTACCCGGCCCTGACGGCGGTCGCGGCCAACGCGGTGGCGGGCCTGCGCGCACAGGTCGGCCCCGAGGTGGACGACCCCCGCCTCGTCGAGCTGGTCGAGGAGCTGACCGCCGGCAGCGAACGGTTTCGGCGGTTGTGGGCCCGGCACGACGTCACCGCCCGCGCGGGCGGTGGGGTGCGGGTGTTCCAGCACCCGGAGCTGGGCGAGTTGGCGTTGCGCTACGAGAAGCTGACGATCAGCGGCACCACCCAGTCGCTGGTGGTCTATCACGCCGAACCGGGCAGCCCGTCGGCGCGCTCACTCGCCCGGCTGGCCCGACGCTAG
- a CDS encoding TetR/AcrR family transcriptional regulator: protein MASERKSTADPARSLALLWRTREPTSRSAGPALSVDRIVRAAIDIADAEGLDALTMRRVGEALGVGTMSVYTYVPGKAELVAVMIDTAYGEMPRPAVEGDWRTRLERIARDNLALYQRHPWMLRAETTRPVLGPHLMAKYDYELGAVVDIGLTDVEVDAVLTLVLGHVKSAARAASEVVDLERESGMTDGQWWQSHAPWLETFMAADAYPTASRIGTAAGQQHGAAYGPEYAFEFGLQRVLDGISVVVAERAATR, encoded by the coding sequence ATGGCGAGTGAGCGCAAGTCGACCGCAGACCCGGCCCGCAGCCTGGCCCTTCTCTGGCGCACCCGGGAGCCGACCAGCCGCAGCGCCGGTCCGGCGCTCAGCGTCGACCGGATCGTCCGGGCCGCGATCGACATCGCCGACGCCGAGGGGCTCGACGCGCTGACCATGCGCCGGGTCGGTGAGGCGCTGGGAGTCGGCACGATGTCGGTCTACACCTACGTGCCGGGCAAGGCCGAACTCGTCGCCGTCATGATCGACACCGCGTACGGCGAGATGCCGCGTCCCGCCGTCGAGGGCGACTGGCGTACCCGGCTGGAGCGGATCGCCCGCGACAACCTGGCGCTCTACCAGCGGCATCCCTGGATGCTGCGGGCCGAGACGACGCGCCCGGTGCTCGGCCCGCACCTGATGGCCAAGTACGACTACGAGCTCGGTGCGGTCGTCGACATCGGGCTCACCGACGTCGAGGTCGACGCGGTGCTCACCCTCGTGCTGGGTCACGTGAAGAGCGCCGCGCGGGCCGCCTCCGAGGTGGTCGACCTGGAGCGCGAGTCCGGCATGACCGACGGCCAGTGGTGGCAGTCGCACGCGCCCTGGCTGGAGACGTTCATGGCCGCCGACGCCTACCCGACCGCGTCCCGGATCGGCACCGCGGCGGGCCAGCAGCACGGTGCCGCGTACGGCCCGGAGTACGCCTTCGAGTTCGGTCTGCAACGCGTCCTCGACGGGATCTCGGTGGTGGTCGCCGAGCGGGCGGCCACCCGGTAA
- a CDS encoding MFS transporter, with the protein MVTAAAGPADRPASAWAPLRTAVYRNLWLALLAANIGTWMQTVGAQWLLINHSNASTLVALVQTASLLPVLLLALPAGVLADSFDRRHLLIAVQLFLVAVAVALTLLTLTDRMPPALLLTLTFAFGVGQALTLPAWAAVIPELVPQDQLRSASALGSISVNVARAVGPAVAGVLIARTGVAPVFGINAVAFGIFAYALWRWRPANARAVEVPERFTAALRAGSRYVRHSPTVRRLLRRALVFVVPASALWALLPLVASRRLALGSGGYGLLLAALGVGAIAGGVLLAVIRTRLSANQLLLIAGALFTVALTVVGTVRVVPLVLLALLPAGMAWVTVLANVNAEMQLFLPSWVRARGLAVYQVCFAGGQAVGALLWGLVADMAGLVLAYLVAAALMLVGTLTSRIWPLPDLRSVNREPAAYWPQLHLAHEPDPGVGPVLVTVQYTVRPERTQRFLAAMDLVRGARQRTGAMRWGLFRPAETVDRFVEVYLVPSWGEHLRQHGGRLTGEDRAAEQRARELTDGEPEVRHLVPAAAGPTLSDDREAL; encoded by the coding sequence GTGGTGACGGCCGCTGCCGGACCCGCGGACCGTCCGGCGTCGGCGTGGGCGCCGTTGCGTACGGCGGTCTACCGCAACCTGTGGTTGGCGCTGCTCGCCGCGAACATCGGCACCTGGATGCAGACCGTCGGCGCCCAGTGGCTGCTGATCAACCACTCCAACGCCTCCACCCTTGTCGCGTTGGTGCAGACCGCCAGTCTGCTGCCGGTGCTGCTGCTGGCGTTGCCCGCCGGGGTGCTGGCCGACAGCTTCGACCGCCGGCACCTGCTGATCGCCGTGCAGCTGTTCCTGGTGGCGGTGGCGGTGGCGCTGACGCTGCTCACCCTGACCGACCGGATGCCGCCGGCGCTGCTGCTCACCCTCACCTTCGCGTTCGGGGTCGGGCAGGCGCTGACCCTGCCGGCGTGGGCGGCGGTGATCCCGGAGCTGGTGCCGCAGGACCAGCTGCGCTCGGCGTCCGCCCTCGGTTCGATAAGTGTGAACGTGGCGAGGGCGGTCGGGCCCGCGGTGGCCGGCGTGCTCATCGCCCGTACCGGAGTCGCCCCGGTCTTCGGCATCAACGCGGTCGCCTTCGGGATCTTCGCGTACGCGCTGTGGCGCTGGCGGCCCGCCAACGCGCGCGCCGTCGAGGTGCCCGAGCGGTTCACCGCCGCGTTGCGCGCGGGCAGCCGCTACGTTCGCCACTCGCCGACAGTACGCCGGCTGTTGCGCCGTGCGTTGGTCTTCGTGGTCCCGGCCAGCGCGCTGTGGGCGTTGCTGCCGTTGGTGGCGAGTCGGCGGCTGGCGCTGGGCTCCGGCGGGTACGGGCTGCTGCTGGCCGCCCTCGGCGTGGGCGCCATCGCGGGTGGCGTGCTGCTGGCCGTGATCCGCACCCGGCTGTCGGCCAACCAGTTGCTGCTGATCGCCGGTGCGTTGTTCACGGTGGCGCTGACAGTGGTCGGCACCGTGCGGGTGGTGCCGCTGGTGCTGCTCGCCCTGCTGCCCGCCGGGATGGCCTGGGTGACGGTGCTGGCCAACGTCAACGCCGAGATGCAGCTCTTCCTGCCCAGCTGGGTACGGGCCCGGGGTCTGGCCGTCTACCAGGTGTGCTTCGCCGGTGGGCAGGCGGTCGGCGCGCTGCTCTGGGGGTTGGTGGCCGACATGGCCGGGCTGGTCCTCGCGTACCTGGTGGCGGCGGCGCTGATGCTGGTCGGCACCCTGACGAGTCGGATCTGGCCGTTGCCGGACCTGCGCTCGGTGAACCGTGAACCGGCGGCGTACTGGCCACAACTGCACCTGGCGCACGAGCCGGACCCGGGGGTGGGGCCGGTGCTGGTGACTGTGCAGTACACCGTCCGGCCGGAGCGGACCCAACGGTTCCTGGCGGCGATGGACCTGGTGCGTGGCGCGCGGCAGCGGACCGGCGCGATGCGCTGGGGACTGTTCCGCCCGGCCGAGACGGTGGACCGGTTCGTCGAGGTGTATCTGGTGCCCTCCTGGGGCGAGCACCTGCGCCAGCACGGTGGCCGGTTGACCGGCGAGGACCGCGCGGCCGAGCAACGGGCCCGGGAGCTGACCGACGGGGAACCGGAGGTCCGACACCTGGTGCCCGCCGCCGCCGGTCCGACGCTGTCGGACGACCGCGAGGCGCTCTGA
- a CDS encoding SDR family NAD(P)-dependent oxidoreductase produces the protein MGVRTFVVVGGTSGLGLEVARLLVDEHQVVVFGNVSAEVAAATDELGCDGAVCDISSYEQVRDGFAAVVERYGTIDGVAACASMWAGGDLGDLSVEHIRRAVEINVLGLTYLLREAVQHLHRQGHGNVVYIGALALAAPRPGIPVYRATKSYGNSLVDSLAEAQHNNRVKVMQLHPGPMPTRLQERVGAEFLDEVYAMPEQVAAEVVRLLLLEPDDLYVSGERVLRADGRW, from the coding sequence ATGGGTGTCAGAACCTTCGTGGTGGTCGGCGGGACCAGCGGCCTCGGCCTCGAGGTGGCCCGACTGCTCGTCGACGAGCATCAGGTCGTGGTGTTCGGCAACGTGTCGGCCGAGGTCGCCGCCGCGACCGACGAGCTGGGTTGCGACGGCGCCGTCTGCGACATCTCCTCCTACGAGCAGGTCCGCGACGGTTTCGCCGCGGTGGTCGAGCGCTACGGCACCATCGACGGGGTGGCTGCCTGCGCCTCCATGTGGGCGGGCGGCGACCTGGGGGACCTGTCGGTGGAGCACATCCGCCGGGCCGTGGAGATCAACGTTCTGGGCCTCACGTACCTGCTGCGGGAGGCGGTGCAGCACCTGCACCGGCAGGGCCACGGCAACGTCGTGTACATCGGCGCGCTGGCGCTGGCGGCCCCCCGGCCTGGCATCCCCGTCTACCGGGCCACCAAGAGTTACGGCAACAGCCTTGTCGACTCGCTGGCCGAGGCCCAGCACAACAACCGGGTCAAGGTGATGCAGCTGCATCCCGGGCCGATGCCGACGCGGTTACAGGAACGGGTGGGCGCCGAGTTCCTGGACGAGGTGTACGCCATGCCCGAACAGGTCGCCGCCGAGGTCGTCCGGCTGCTGCTGCTCGAACCCGACGACCTCTACGTCTCCGGTGAGCGCGTGCTGCGCGCGGATGGGCGGTGGTGA
- a CDS encoding sensor histidine kinase — protein sequence MTTEHPSHLAEALRRRRWLISAWPWRALAYLVTTVPIAGFLAVGLLVIGGPMLPVFSTLRQHGRPPSIALMLFLITGSVILVALAPILSFAVAAVERWRVRLVDNRPLPSSPWPGLAARYRSPATWREVAYLFWLGGFTPVAYWVFLILVLLDLGMISSPWLAGDANQPVVIWQPIDSTGEAVPYAIVGVLLIPVLWYATGLLAAVQAAVARWALAHPVDAAALREVTRSRTRLVGAYEAERRRIERDLHDGAQPRLTSLTLQLGLARLDVPEDSPASRPLAVAHDQARGLMVMLRQLVHGIRPQSLTDLGLAGAVRELADAATIPVTVHADLHDELPEIVETTAYFVVSEALGNVARHARATRADVRLTRAGGDLVVEVTDDGHGGADPARGTGLTGLADRVAAVDGRLLLSSPPGGPTVVRVELPCRR from the coding sequence ATGACCACGGAACACCCTTCGCACCTGGCCGAGGCGCTACGCCGCCGCCGCTGGTTGATCTCCGCGTGGCCCTGGCGCGCGCTGGCCTACCTGGTGACCACCGTGCCGATCGCCGGGTTCCTCGCCGTCGGGCTGCTGGTCATCGGCGGCCCCATGCTGCCCGTCTTCAGCACGCTCCGGCAGCACGGCCGACCGCCGAGCATCGCGCTGATGCTGTTCCTGATCACCGGCAGCGTCATCCTGGTGGCGTTGGCCCCGATCCTGAGCTTCGCGGTGGCCGCCGTCGAGCGGTGGCGGGTCCGGCTCGTCGACAACCGTCCGCTGCCCTCGTCGCCGTGGCCGGGCCTCGCCGCCCGCTACCGCAGCCCCGCGACCTGGCGGGAGGTGGCGTACCTGTTCTGGCTGGGCGGCTTCACGCCGGTCGCGTACTGGGTGTTCCTGATCCTGGTGCTGCTCGACCTCGGGATGATCTCCAGCCCCTGGCTGGCCGGCGACGCCAACCAGCCGGTGGTGATCTGGCAGCCGATCGACAGCACCGGTGAAGCCGTTCCGTACGCGATCGTGGGAGTGCTGCTGATCCCGGTGCTCTGGTATGCCACAGGTCTGCTCGCCGCCGTCCAGGCCGCCGTGGCCCGGTGGGCACTGGCCCATCCGGTGGACGCGGCGGCCCTGCGCGAGGTCACCCGCTCCCGCACCCGACTGGTCGGCGCGTACGAGGCCGAACGCCGCCGCATCGAGCGCGATCTGCACGACGGGGCGCAGCCCCGACTGACCAGCCTCACCCTCCAGCTGGGGCTGGCCCGGCTGGACGTACCCGAGGACTCCCCCGCCTCCCGACCTCTCGCCGTGGCGCACGACCAGGCCCGGGGCCTGATGGTGATGCTGCGGCAGTTGGTGCACGGCATCCGCCCGCAGAGCCTCACCGACCTTGGCCTGGCCGGCGCCGTACGCGAGCTGGCCGACGCCGCCACCATCCCGGTGACCGTGCACGCCGACCTGCACGACGAGTTGCCGGAGATCGTGGAGACCACCGCCTACTTCGTGGTCTCCGAGGCGTTGGGCAACGTCGCCCGGCACGCTCGGGCGACCCGAGCCGACGTACGCCTCACCCGGGCCGGCGGTGACCTCGTCGTCGAGGTGACCGACGACGGCCACGGCGGCGCCGACCCGGCCCGGGGCACCGGCCTGACGGGGCTCGCCGACCGGGTCGCCGCCGTCGACGGCCGGCTGCTGCTGTCCAGCCCGCCCGGCGGGCCTACAGTGGTCCGGGTGGAGCTGCCATGTCGTCGGTGA
- a CDS encoding response regulator transcription factor encodes MSSVTRVVLAEDEVLLREGLVALLTRFDFTVCAAVGSAPELLAAAREHQPDLVLTDIRMPPGRRDDGLRAAVALRAERPHLPVVVLSQYVQTGYATALLDSGDGQRVGYLLKDRVAEVTEFVDTLRRVAGGGTAIDPDVVRQLLHRPRDPLAALSAREREVLALLAEGRSNASIAGRLHVSEAAVGKHVGNILLKLDLPPSDDTNRRVLAVLTYLRADPVS; translated from the coding sequence ATGTCGTCGGTGACCCGGGTGGTGCTCGCCGAGGACGAGGTGCTGCTGCGGGAGGGCCTGGTCGCGCTGCTGACCCGCTTCGACTTCACGGTGTGCGCTGCCGTCGGCTCCGCGCCCGAACTGCTGGCGGCGGCCCGCGAACACCAACCGGACCTGGTGCTGACCGACATCCGGATGCCGCCGGGCCGCCGCGACGACGGGCTGCGGGCGGCCGTCGCGTTGCGCGCCGAGCGACCCCATCTCCCGGTCGTGGTGCTCAGCCAGTACGTGCAGACCGGGTACGCCACGGCGTTACTGGACAGCGGCGACGGCCAACGGGTGGGCTACCTGCTCAAGGACCGGGTCGCCGAGGTCACCGAGTTCGTCGACACGCTGCGCCGGGTCGCCGGTGGCGGCACCGCCATCGACCCGGACGTGGTCCGACAGCTCCTGCACCGCCCCCGCGACCCGCTCGCCGCGCTGTCCGCCCGGGAACGCGAGGTGTTGGCCCTGCTCGCCGAGGGGCGGTCCAACGCGTCGATCGCCGGCCGGCTGCACGTCAGCGAGGCGGCGGTCGGCAAGCACGTCGGCAACATCCTGCTGAAGCTCGACCTACCACCCAGCGACGACACCAACCGCCGGGTGCTCGCGGTCCTCACCTACCTGCGCGCCGACCCGGTGAGCTGA
- a CDS encoding Gfo/Idh/MocA family oxidoreductase, whose amino-acid sequence MAKALRVGLLGYGLAGRVFHAPLIAATPGLRLDAIVTRDPQRREQARQHFPDARLVDDADELWRTPDALDLVVVATPNRQHVPMARAALAAGLPVVVDKPLSPTAAEGRVLIDEATERGVPLTVFQNRRWDGDFLTVRRLVEQGELGQVLRFESRFERFRPTIKPGWRELAGPEEAGGALFDLGAHLVDQAVQLFGRVDRVYAEVDRRRAGAAVDDDAFVALTHANGVHSHLWMGALTAQLGPRLRVLGDRAGYTSYGLDVQEAALHDGGRPDQPGWGEVPPERYGLLGVDGDLRPVPTQPGAYQSFYAQVAAALRDGAPMPVDPRDSVHTVELIELAHRSAAEGVVLPVPPA is encoded by the coding sequence ATGGCGAAGGCGCTGCGGGTTGGTCTGTTGGGGTACGGGCTGGCGGGCCGGGTGTTCCACGCGCCGCTGATCGCCGCGACCCCCGGGCTGCGGCTCGACGCCATCGTGACCCGCGATCCGCAGCGGCGCGAGCAGGCTCGACAGCACTTCCCGGACGCCCGCCTGGTCGACGACGCCGACGAGCTGTGGCGTACCCCGGACGCTTTGGACCTGGTCGTGGTGGCGACGCCGAACCGGCAGCACGTGCCGATGGCGCGCGCGGCCCTCGCCGCCGGCCTCCCGGTCGTCGTCGACAAGCCCCTTTCCCCGACCGCCGCGGAGGGCCGCGTCCTGATCGACGAGGCGACCGAGCGTGGGGTGCCGCTGACGGTCTTCCAGAACCGGCGCTGGGACGGCGACTTCCTGACCGTCCGCCGCCTGGTCGAGCAGGGCGAGTTGGGGCAGGTGCTGCGCTTCGAGTCCCGGTTCGAGCGGTTCCGTCCGACGATCAAGCCGGGCTGGCGGGAGCTCGCCGGTCCGGAGGAGGCCGGCGGCGCCCTCTTCGACCTCGGCGCCCACCTCGTCGACCAGGCGGTGCAGTTGTTCGGCCGCGTCGACCGGGTCTACGCGGAGGTGGACCGTCGCCGCGCGGGCGCGGCCGTCGACGACGACGCCTTCGTGGCGTTGACCCACGCCAACGGGGTGCACTCGCACCTGTGGATGGGCGCGCTGACCGCCCAACTCGGGCCGCGCCTGCGGGTGCTGGGCGACCGGGCCGGCTACACCAGCTACGGGCTGGACGTGCAGGAGGCGGCGCTGCACGACGGCGGCCGACCGGACCAGCCCGGCTGGGGCGAGGTCCCGCCGGAGCGCTACGGCCTGCTCGGCGTCGACGGTGACCTGCGGCCGGTGCCGACCCAGCCCGGCGCGTACCAGAGCTTCTACGCGCAGGTGGCGGCCGCGCTGCGCGACGGCGCACCGATGCCGGTGGACCCACGGGACTCGGTCCACACTGTCGAGCTGATCGAGCTGGCGCACCGTTCGGCGGCCGAGGGCGTGGTGCTGCCGGTCCCGCCCGCCTGA
- a CDS encoding DUF1062 domain-containing protein: MPTCLPIIRRRCHACASQRLRASGKFRVNANHKILDVWLLALCTACGETAKLTVLERMTVRSIPPELLDRLHANDPGLTAELLRDPAVQHRNRFVLDWDNAWRFDTGGSDHLDLDVIDVAVRNAARIPVRPTRLIAEGCGLSRGEVDRLIAEGKVVSAFRLSGKLSGDFTFTLKR; encoded by the coding sequence GTGCCCACCTGCCTACCGATCATTCGCCGCCGTTGCCACGCGTGCGCGTCCCAACGCCTTCGGGCGAGCGGCAAGTTCCGTGTCAACGCCAACCACAAGATCCTCGACGTCTGGCTGCTCGCGCTCTGCACCGCGTGCGGGGAGACGGCGAAGCTCACCGTCCTGGAGCGGATGACCGTGCGCTCCATCCCACCCGAACTGCTGGACCGGCTCCATGCCAACGACCCGGGCCTGACCGCCGAACTGCTCCGGGATCCGGCCGTCCAGCACCGAAACCGATTCGTCCTGGACTGGGACAACGCCTGGCGTTTCGACACCGGCGGATCGGATCACCTGGACCTCGACGTGATCGACGTCGCGGTCCGCAACGCGGCACGGATCCCGGTCCGGCCGACCCGACTGATCGCTGAGGGTTGCGGTCTGTCGCGGGGCGAGGTCGACCGACTGATCGCGGAGGGGAAGGTCGTTTCGGCGTTCCGGTTGAGCGGCAAGCTCTCCGGCGACTTCACCTTCACGCTGAAGCGCTGA
- a CDS encoding PIN domain-containing protein: MDQEDRIALFLDYENLALGARDHRGGAAFDFRPIADALAERGRVVVRRAYADWSYFDEDRRMLTRSHVELIEIPQRMGASRKNAADIKMAVDAIELAFERDYISTFVICSGDSDFTPLVHKLRELNKRVIGVGVEGSTSGLLPPACDEFLYYDRLEGVDIPPARGRRARPTTRPAGAEQRPAEPEREQEPEADRRPAGEEPGRDVDALAVLVAQSVAGLQGSANGEVTASRLKRTLLRKDPTFSESDYGFRTFGELLRHLAERNVIELGEGPAKGDPEVSLPEHGDREVAFGLLRGVVADLGSSGNPVALSGLKNQVRRARPDFSEKKLGYRSFLQFCKAAATAGVLDLRWSPEADDYLLTTQP, from the coding sequence GTGGATCAAGAAGACCGGATCGCCCTCTTTCTCGACTACGAGAACCTCGCGTTGGGCGCGCGCGACCACCGCGGCGGCGCGGCCTTCGACTTCCGGCCCATCGCCGACGCGCTGGCCGAACGAGGGCGGGTGGTCGTGCGCCGGGCGTACGCCGACTGGTCCTACTTCGACGAGGACCGACGGATGCTCACCCGGTCCCACGTCGAGCTGATCGAGATTCCGCAGCGGATGGGCGCGTCCCGTAAGAACGCCGCAGACATCAAAATGGCCGTCGACGCGATCGAGTTGGCATTCGAACGCGACTACATCTCCACCTTCGTGATCTGTAGTGGTGACAGCGACTTCACCCCGCTGGTGCACAAGCTGCGCGAGCTGAACAAGCGGGTCATCGGCGTCGGGGTCGAGGGGTCCACATCGGGGCTACTGCCCCCGGCGTGCGACGAGTTCCTCTACTACGACCGGCTGGAGGGCGTGGACATCCCGCCGGCCCGTGGTCGGCGCGCTCGCCCGACCACCCGACCGGCCGGCGCGGAGCAACGCCCAGCCGAGCCGGAACGGGAGCAGGAACCGGAGGCGGACCGTCGGCCGGCGGGGGAGGAGCCCGGCCGCGACGTGGACGCCCTCGCCGTGCTCGTCGCCCAGTCGGTCGCAGGGTTGCAGGGCAGCGCCAACGGTGAGGTCACCGCCTCCCGCCTCAAGCGCACACTGCTGCGCAAGGACCCGACCTTCAGCGAGTCCGACTACGGCTTCCGCACCTTCGGCGAACTGCTGCGCCACCTCGCCGAGCGCAACGTGATCGAGCTGGGCGAGGGCCCGGCGAAGGGTGACCCCGAGGTCTCACTGCCCGAGCACGGCGACCGGGAGGTGGCGTTCGGCCTGCTCCGGGGCGTCGTGGCGGACCTGGGCAGCAGCGGCAACCCGGTGGCGTTGTCCGGGTTGAAGAACCAGGTACGCCGGGCCCGCCCGGACTTCAGCGAGAAGAAGCTCGGCTACCGCAGCTTCCTGCAGTTCTGCAAGGCCGCCGCCACCGCCGGCGTACTGGATCTGCGCTGGAGCCCGGAGGCCGACGACTACCTTCTGACCACCCAACCCTGA